A genomic stretch from Macaca nemestrina isolate mMacNem1 chromosome 16, mMacNem.hap1, whole genome shotgun sequence includes:
- the LOC139359177 gene encoding olfactory receptor 5L1-like, producing the protein MGKENCTALAEFILLGLSDVPELRVGLFLLFLLIYGVMFLANLGMIALIQVCFQLHTPMYFFLSHLSFVDFCYSSIIVPKMLANIFSKDKAISFLGCMVQFYLFCTCVVTEVFLLAVMAYDRFVAICNPLLYMVTMSQKLRVELASCCYFCGTVCSLIHLCLALRIPFYRSNVINHFFCDLPPLLSLACSNITLNEALLFLVTILNESVTIVIILTSYLLILFFFNFDYFLKIYLLLLYFKF; encoded by the coding sequence ATGGGCAAGGAAAACTGCACCGCTCTGGCTGAGTTCATTCTCCTCGGACTATCAGATGTCCCTGAGTTGAGAGTCGGCCTTTTCCTGCTGTTCCTTCTCATCTATGGAGTCATGTTTTTAGCCAACCTGGGCATGATTGCACTTATTCAGGTCTGCTTTCAGCTCCACACCCCCATGTACTTTTTCCTCAGCCATTTGTCCTTTGTAGATTTCTGCTATTCCTCAATAATTGTGCCAAAGATGTTGGCTAATATCTTCAGCAAGGACAAAGCCATCTCCTTCCTGGGGTGCATGGTGCAATTCTACTTGTTTTGCACTTGTGTGGTCACTGAGGTCTTCCTGCTGGCTGTGATGGCCTATGACCGCTTTGTGGCCATCTGTAACCCCTTGCTGTACATGGTCACCATGTCTCAGAAGTTGCGTGTGGAGCTGGCATCTTGCTGCTACTTCTGTGGGACGGTGTGTTCTCTGATTCACTTGTGCTTAGCTCTGAGGATCCCCTTCTATAGATCTAATGTGATAAACCACTTCTTCTGTGATCTGCCTCCTCTCTTAAGTCTTGCTTGCTCTAATATCACTCTGAATGAGGCGCTGCTGTTCCTGGTGACCATTTTGAATGAGAGCGTTACCATCGTGATCATCCTGACCTCCTAtctgctaattctttttttttttaattttgactattttttaaaaatttatttattattattatactttaagttctag